Proteins from a single region of Seriola aureovittata isolate HTS-2021-v1 ecotype China chromosome 9, ASM2101889v1, whole genome shotgun sequence:
- the tspan31 gene encoding tetraspanin-31: MVCGGFTCSKNALCSLNVVYMLVGLLLIGVAAWGKGFGLVSSIHIIGGVIAVGFFLLLIAIVGLIGAIHHHQVMLFFYMVILFIVFLFQFGVSCSCLAMNRGQQEALLNSAWRILKNKTKTDLETQLNCCGLLNVTNSRAQFELDVQNCPALCKKGSVCFSCGDKMLTHATEALKILGGVGLFFSFTEILGVWLAVRYRNQKDPRANPSAFL, encoded by the exons ATGGTCTGTGGCGGTTTCACCTGTTCCAAAAATGCGCTTTGTTCCCTGAATGTGGTTTACATG CTGGTCGGGCTGCTGCTGATTGGAGTAGCAGCATGGGGGAAAGGGTTCGGCTTGGTGTCGAGCATCCACATCATCGGAGGGGTCATCGCAGTGGGCTTCTTCCTGCTGCTCATCGCCATTGTAGGACTCATCGGAGCAATACACCACCACCAagtgatgcttttcttt TACATGGTGATTCTGTTCATCGTTTTCCTCTTCCAATTTGGAGTTTCCTGTTCCTGCTTGGCGATGAACCGCGGACAGCAA GAGGCACTTCTGAACTCTGCCTGGagaatattgaaaaataaaaccaagacAGACCTGGAGACCCAGCTGAACTGCTGTGGGCTGCTCAATGTGACTAACAGCCGGGCACAGTTTGAGCTGGATGTGCAGAACTGCCCAGCT TTATGCAAAAagggcagtgtgtgtttcagctgtggAGATAAGATGCTGACTCATGCAACAGAGGCTCTGAAGATCCTCGGGGGCGTCGGACTCTTCTTCAGCTTCACAGAG ATCCTGGGAGTGTGGCTCGCCGTGCGCTACAGAAACCAGAAGGATCCACGAGCAAATCCAAGTGCTTTCCTATAG